One genomic window of Amyelois transitella isolate CPQ chromosome 8, ilAmyTran1.1, whole genome shotgun sequence includes the following:
- the LOC106136456 gene encoding uncharacterized protein LOC106136456, whose product MAHKSAISNDPAFQRTKLIAQIGQFKGQLTRAQKFAMEQQEQVLVDCESIELRIKGLQDSLVSYRSHKLSLQLLDDKIDDSNFEEDDLEELCLFTISSMKKILNSAKGPENHNSTIFKDTTPEYSAMTRKLPQLEIPYYDGKDVVQYKTFMDMFMAVIGGDTNLAPIQKLFYLRKYLKGDALMLVEGLPLVNSSYDDALRLLNNRYDNKCILVTHHINKLLDIQAISKGTAQNLRQFVSSARQLLGALNGLGQKTEHWDMIVITILMRKLDSYSCRAYFTDRNQDALPTLDDFFKFVEKRALSFEESQHSEASNCYIWCQEFQFSRHAMPG is encoded by the exons atggcGCATAAATCTGCGATTTCAAATGATCCAGCATTCCAGAGAACCAAACTAATAGCCCAAATTGGACAATTTAAAGGGCAGCTAACAAGGGCGCAAAAATTCGCCATGGAACAACAAGAACAAGTACTCGTCGATTGCGAATCCATCGAGCTACGAATTAAAGGTCTCCAAGATTCGCTGGTTTCTTATAGAAGCCACAAATTGAGTTTGCAGCTTCTAGATGATAAAATTGACGACTCTAATTTTGAGGAGGATGACTTAGAAGAACTGTGCTTATTTACAATAAGCAGcatgaagaaaatattaaattctgCGAAGGGGCCTGAAAACCACAATAGCACGATTTTTAAGGATACCACGCCGGAGTATAGCGCCATGACCAGGAAGTTACCTCAGCTTGAAATACCATACTACGATGGAAAGGATGTGGTGCAGTACAAAACCTTCATGGATATGTTTATGGCAGTAATCGGTGGTGATACTAACCTTGCTCCTATACAAAAGCTATtctatttaagaaaatatttgaagggAGATGCGCTAATGCTGGTTGAAGGTCTACCTCTAGTAAATAGCTCTTATGATGATGCATTAAGGTTGCTAAATAATAGATATGacaataaatgtattctaGTAACTCATCATATTAATAAGCTGCTAGACATACAAGCAATCTCTAAAGGTACTGCGCAGAACTTAAGACAGTTTGTTTCATCAGCTCGTCAACTACTAGGAGCTTTAAATGGGCTTGGTCAAAAGACGGAGCATTGGGACATGATAGTTATTACCATTTTAATGAGAAAGTTAGATTCTTATTCTTGCAGGGCTTACTTTACAGATAGAAACCAAGATGCCTTACCAACCTTGGATGATTTTTTCAAGTTTGTGGAGAAGAGAGCTTTGAGTTTTGAAGAAAGTCAGCATTCAGAAG CTTCAAACTGTTACATATGGTGTCAGGAGTTCCAGTTTTCTCGCCACGCGATGCCTGGTTGA
- the LOC106135773 gene encoding glutamate receptor ionotropic, kainate 2 yields MNINMYLLNLLSIILFHQMMEVEAMTTSSFPIGGLFNSESNEISKRAFEIITQTSGAKAIYGRTMSSVAEDSYSIALDMCPRTSGNKGIVALIDSRPTKGICDTSCLLCNRLNITHLALGWQPIEKIEQNLFTFSYHPPPEILSKAYARLIKDLQWDKFTILYEDDSSFIRLQEIVNTWPQDRTPILFRKLDPEEDNKETLKHVIKVLHMSYHVLDCKVENVNKYMEQIIEVENSTEYLSFILTNLDSYKINLAEVPELRANVSTFYLTTAGEDRWREIKINPDKDPTKLETALLIDALRHVETAIRSMQGEGDSGMRYYSEVPLEDPPAMCFKENKADYTPWSMGESLRQALKNTVLREGFTGNIEFDDEGKRTNFVLQYSKLNQDMNFINVGYWDSKTDLITKVNENVSDRSTALKSNVIKIVTRYGKPYYYDSPNSTEGYRGYAIDLMDAIFKEINRKKGLNLEYEFYRAPNDNYGKQIEGTSKWNGIIGELMDHRAQLGICDITITSERNAVVDFSIPFMTLGISMLFREPPPEDPNKFSFIKPLALDVWLYLVTFYIIVSFVLLLCARMSQDDWVNPHPCNQDPKNLQNIWSLYNCMWLTMGSIMTQGCDILPRGVGSRWTSGVWWFFAMIITASYTANMSTFISNDRRSNDITDVKSLSEQNKVSYGAVYNSSTYFFFKNSNDSVYQKIWSVMSSAKPSVFLNNNDEGKERVLRSKTGNFAFFMESSAIEYYIQRNCDLKMVGSKLDSKEYGIAMPKNYPRKEWIDNAILSLQELGVLTALEKKWWEDEDNEKRCQDRPKVEDDGGSLQMKNTSGIFMVLALGGFLGLCIAIIDFLLHARQIAVKEKVTFKEAIKSEWKASCDPRVLHKPVAPPRSAPPSSGSGSPSPLRERSQSRAVSVIRAASSFINFEDTY; encoded by the exons atgaatataaacaTGTATCTGTTAAATCTTTTATCTATCATTCTGTTCCATCAAATGATGGAAGTAGAAGCCATGACCACTAGTAGTTTCCCCATCG gTGGCTTGTTTAATAGTGAATCAAATGAGATTTCCAAGAGGGCTTTTGAGATTATTACACAAACGAGTGGGGCTAAGGCCATTTATGGGCGAACAATGAGTTCGGTTGCTGAAGATAGTTATTCTATTGCATTAGACA TGTGTCCCAGGACATCTGGTAACAAAGGTATCGTAGCCTTAATTGATTCAAGACCCACCAAAGGAATTTGCGATACGTCTTGTTTACTATGCAATAGATTAAAT ATTACACATCTGGCTTTAGGCTGGCAACCGATTGAAAAGATAgaacaaaatctttttaccTTTTCTTATCATCCACCACCTGAAATACTATCGAAAGCATACGCGAGACTTATAAAGGATTTACAATGGGACAAATTTACTATATTGTATGAGGATGACAGTA GTTTTATACgtttacaagaaatagtaaataCGTGGCCTCAAGATCGCACTCCAATATTGTTTAGAAAATTAGACCCAGAAGAAGATAATAAGGAGACGTTAAAGCACGTGATAAAAGTGCTTCACATGAGCTACCACGTTTTGGACTGTAAAGTTgagaatgtaaataaatatatggaaCAAATAATTGAAGTAGAAAATTCAACAGAATATTTG AGTTTCATATTAACCAACTTGGACTCGTACAAAATTAACCTAGCAGAAGTTCCTGAGCTTAGAGCAAATGtatcaacattttatttgacaacCGCTGGGGAAGATAGGTGGagagagataaaaataaatccagACAAAGACCCAACAAAG CTAGAAACAGCGCTTCTTATCGACGCACTAAGACATGTAGAAACAGCaataagaagtatgcaaggcgAAGGTGATAGCGGCATGAGATATTATTCAGAAGTCCCACTGGAAGACCCACCGGCAAtgtgttttaaagaaaataaagcaGATTATACGCCGTGGTCTATGGGAGAATCTTTAAGGCAGGCACTTAAGAAC ACAGTACTTAGAGAAGGTTTCACAGGCAACATTGAATTTGACGATGAAGGAAAACGGACAAACTTTGTTCTACAATATTCCAAGTTAAACCAGGacatgaattttataaatgtcgGCTACTGGGATTCAAAGACTGACCTCATAACGAAAGTAAACGAGAATGTTTCGGATCGCTCTACCGCGTTGAAATCCAACGTAATTAAG ATCGTAACTAGGTACGGTAAACCTTACTATTACGATTCTCCGAATAGTACAGAAGGGTATCGTGGATACGCCATAGATTTGATGGACGCTATTTTCAAAGAGATAAACCGTAAGAAGGGTCTCAACTTGGAATACGAGTTTTATAGAGCGCCTAACGACAATTATGGCAAGCAAATTGAGGGAACTTCCAAGTGGAATGGAATTATTGGCGAGTTAATGGACCAT AGAGCCCAATTGGGAATATGTGATATTACTATTACATCAGAAAGAAACGCTGTGGTTGACTTTTCGATACCCTTTATGACATTGGGGATCAGCATGTTATTTAGAGAACCTCCACCAGAAGATCCCAACAAATTCTCTTTCATCAAACCACTAGCGTTGGATGTGTGGTTGTACCTAGTGACGTTTTATATCATCGTTTCATTTGTATTACTTCTGTGTGCCAG aATGAGTCAAGACGACTGGGTGAACCCTCACCCTTGTAATCAAGATCCTAAGAACTTGCAGAATATTTGGAGTCTTTATAACTGTATGTGGCTCACTATGGGCTCTATTATGACACAGGGATGCGATATATTGCCTCG tGGAGTGGGTTCTCGCTGGACATCAGGTGTTTGGTGGTTCTTCGCTATGATTATTACAGCTTCGTACACAGCTAATATGTCCACCTTCATCAGTAACGACCGTAGAAGCAATGATATTACTGACGTGAAGAGTTTGTCTGAGCAGAATAAAGTCTCATATGGCGCTGTCTATAATTCTTCTacgtatttctttttcaag AATTCTAATGATTCCGTGTATCAAAAAATTTGGTCAGTAATGAGCTCAGCGAAACCTTCCGTTTTCCTTAACAACAACGATGAAGGCAAAGAACGTGTATTACGAAGTAAAACCGGCAACTTTGCATTTTTCATGGAGTCCTCAGCTATCGAATACTACATACAGAGAAACTGTGATTTGAAGATGGTCGGATCGAAATTAGATTCCAAGGAATATGGAATTGCAATGCCGaaaa ATTACCCACGTAAAGAATGGATCGATAATGCGATTTTATCTCTACAAGAACTTGGAGTATTGACAGCTCTGGAGAAGAAGTGGTGGGAAGACGAGGATAACGAAAAGCGGTGTCAG GACAGGCCCAAAGTGGAGGATGACGGTGGCTCCTTGCAAATGAAGAACACCAGTGGTATTTTCATGGTGTTGGCTTTGGGCGGTTTCTTGGGTCTCTGCATTGCGATCATTGACTTCTTGCTGCATGCAAGGCAAATTGCTGTTAAGGAGAAG GTAACATTTAAAGAAGCAATAAAGAGCGAGTGGAAAGCGTCATGCGACCCACGTGTGCTTCACAAGCCTGTGGCGCCGCCGCGCTCCGCCCCGCCTTCGAGCGGTAGTGGCTCGCCGTCTCCTCTCCGCGAGCGCTCTCAGTCACGAGCGGTGTCAGTTATTCGGGCGGCATCGTCGTTTATTAACTTCGAGGATacttattaa
- the LOC106134961 gene encoding glutamate receptor ionotropic, kainate 2-like codes for MFGGAKGVLKHFESPKTIIKIGAIFPQDTVTEVAFASALAQATMESEHYNFEMVVEYSPYGDSFTASKAACKLISSGVVAIFGPTDETSAAVVAARARAVKIPHIQAVWRPPPVRSLERPNPPGVNLYPEAVALSKAVAIFIKDSDWNTYTMLYDDDQGLIRFQEIIKRADPNHRWIIKKLTPGEDNRPLLKTLKATGETRVILDCAADRVLDYLRQANEVKFFEDYMSYVLMSLDAHTLDLEELRNGLSNVTCLRIFDHSDPRTESVLLNWKTRESSNVKIPKESRKITVEAALANDAARLITDAVESAPEEFKIEAQEIKCGSENKWNIGDDFLKHIMTNPITGITDKVTIDSVTGERTNFSVEVMELSNSGFNSIAKWNPDKGFDYGRSASDVSNLLAEKWQNKTFKVVSRIGAPYLIERKPKEGETLTGNDRYEGYSKDLIHEILKETLHLNYEIEIVPGNGYGSYSKEKQKWDGLIGHLLERKADLAICDLTITYDRRSVVDFTTPFMTLGISILYAKAAPPQTELFSFLKPFSVDVWIYMAAAYLMVSLMLHILARLAPNDWENPHPCDKSPEELENIWHIKNSCWLTMGSIMTQGSDILPKGYSTRWVCGLWWFFALIMCSSYTANLAAFLTNAAMDDSIKSAEDLAMQTKIKYGTVLGGSTYSFFKKSNVSTYQRMWAAMESARPSVFLKNNDEGVDRVLKSKRTYAFLMESTAIEYQLERKCELMQVGGLLDSKGYGIAMPFFSSYRTAVDNAVLKLAESGKLVELKNRWWKPEVEVCVSVEAGEEGAAAELGIENVGGVFVVLGIGCGIAAAMGFLEFMWHVREVAIEQKMTQSDAFWAELIFALSFWETEKPVQHSRPSSSASSSKHGSRASSVLRSAADLFKIDFLNK; via the exons ATGTTTGGTGGAGCAAAAGGcgtattaaaacattttgaatcacctaaaacaataattaaaattg GTGCTATATTTCCACAAGACACTGTCACAGAAGTAGCATTCGCGTCTGCCCTTGCGCAAGCGACTATGGAGAGCGAacattacaattttgaaatggTAGTGGAGTACTCTCCTTACGGTGATAGTTTTACGGCTTCTAAAGCag CTTGTAAACTTATCTCCAGCGGAGTGGTGGCCATTTTTGGCCCCACCGATGAGACATCAGCAGCAGTAGTTGCTGCTAGAGCCAGAGCCGTAAAGATACCACATATCCAg GCTGTATGGCGACCGCCTCCCGTGCGTTCCTTGGAGCGTCCCAACCCGCCCGGCGTCAACCTATACCCCGAAGCTGTAGCGCTTTCTAAGGCGGTCGCGATTTTCATAAAGGACAGCGACTGGAACACCTATACGATGCTATATGATGACGATCAAG GTCTCATAAGATTTCAAGAAATTATTAAGCGCGCGGATCCTAATCATAGAtggattataaaaaaactgacaCCTGGCGAAGATAATCGCCCACTTCTTAAGACTCTGAAAGCTACTGGAGAAACCAGGGTTATTTTGGACTGCGCAGCTGACAGAGTTCTGGACTATTTACGACAAGCGAATGAAGTGAAGTTCTTTGAAGATTATATG AGCTACGTCCTTATGTCCTTGGATGCCCACACATTAGATTTGGAAGAACTTCGCAATGGTTTATCCAATGTTACTTGTCTAAGGATTTTTGATCATTCCGATCCCAGAACGGAATCTGTCCTATTAAACTGGAAAACAAGAGAATCTTCTAACGTGAAAATAcctaaagaatcacgtaaaatAACC gtaGAAGCCGCTTTAGCTAATGATGCTGCTAGACTTATAACGGATGCTGTAGAAAGTGCTCCAGAAGAGTTTAAAATAGAAGCGCAAGAAATCAAATGCGGCTCAGAAAATAAATGGAATATTGGGGACGATTTCTTAAAACATATAATGACG aATCCGATCACAGGAATTACAGATAAAGTAACAATAGACAGCGTAACAGGTGAACGAACGAATTTCAGTGTAGAAGTGATGGAGTTATCCAATAGTGGATTTAATAGCATAGCGAAATGGAACCCTGATAAAGGTTTTGATTATGGAAGATCTGCCAGTGATGTTTCTAATCTTTTAGCGGAAAAATGgcaaaacaaaacttttaaa GTAGTTTCTCGTATTGGCGCGCCATACCTAATTGAACGGAAGCCTAAAGAAGGAGAAACCTTGACTGGAAATGATAGATATGAAGGATACTCGAAAGATCTGAtacatgaaatattaaaagaaacttTACACTTGAATTACGAAATTGAAATCGTGCCAGGAAACGGATATGGCTCTTATTCTAAGGAGAAACAAAAGTGGGACGGCCTAATCGGACATCTTTTGGAAAGG AAAGCAGATTTAGCAATTTGCGATCTAACCATCACCTATGACAGAAGGTCTGTGGTGGATTTTACTACCCCTTTCATGACATTAGGTATAAGCATTTTATACGCAAAAGCAGCACCACCTCAAACTGAACTCTTTTCATTTCTTAAACCATTTTCTGTTGATGTGTGGATTTACATGGCTGCTGCTTATTTGATGGTGTCTTTGATGCTTCACATCTTAGCcag ATTGGCTCCAAACGACTGGGAAAACCCTCACCCTTGTGACAAATCACCAGAAGAGTTAGAAAATATATGGCATATCAAAAATTCCTGTTGGCTAACGATGGGATCCATTATGACACAAGGCTCGGATATTTTGCCTAA GGGGTATTCGACCCGCTGGGTGTGTGGTCTTTGGTGGTTCTTCGCCCTGATCATGTGTTCGTCCTACACGGCCAACCTGGCCGCCTTCCTCACCAACGCTGCTATGGACGACTCCATCAAGAGTGCAGAAGATCTGGCTATGCAGACTAAAATCAAATACGGCACCGTTTTGGGAGGATCGACGTATTCGTTTTTTAAG AAATCAAACGTATCCACATATCAAAGGATGTGGGCGGCAATGGAGTCTGCTCGTCCGTCTGTTTTCCTAAAAAATAACGACGAGGGTGTGGACAGGGTGTTGAAAAGCAAGAGGACATACGCCTTCCTAATGGAATCCACAGCTATAGAATACCAGTTGGAGAGGAAATGTGAGCTGATGCAAGTGGGAGGTCTACTCGATTCCAAGGGCTATGGAATAGCAATGCCGTTTT tTTCTTCGTACCGCACAGCCGTCGATAATGCTGTGTTGAAGCTAGCAGAAAGCGGCAAACTGGTTGAGCTCAAAAACAGATGGTGGAAACCTGAAGTGGAAGTGTGTGTG TCCGTGGAGGCCGGAGAAGAAGGAGCAGCGGCCGAGTTGGGCATAGAGAACGTGGGCGGCGTGTTCGTGGTACTCGGCATTGGATGCGGCATCGCGGCGGCCATGGGATTTCTTGAATTCATGTGGCATGTCCGGGAGGTTGCTATAGAGCagaag aTGACCCAGTCCGACGCATTTTGGGCAGAATTGATATTTGCTCTAAGTTTTTGGGAAACTGAAAAGCCAGTTCAACATTCGCGTCCTTCTTCTTCGGCGTCTTCATCAAAACATGGCTCCAGAGCTTCATCCGTCCTCAGGTCAGCTGCAGACTTGTTCAAGATAgacttcttaaataaatag